In the genome of Carassius carassius chromosome 12, fCarCar2.1, whole genome shotgun sequence, the window aaaaataccaaacatatttatattttttctgttgTATTGTGGAGTGACACTTTCATAAACTTTTCTATATTTCCCTTATTATACAAtgataaatattacaatatcatAGCACAACAACAGTGATCAGCAATAATGATAAGCCTAATAGGCTTACTCACAATAAAAATAAGGTCATATAGATCAAAACACAGTCTCGGAGGTAAGAAGTGGAATATGCTTCACCTGAAATGTTTGTCTTTTCATCTTGAAATGCGAGGCAAATGTTGGATCACAATAATTAGGAACCACAGTTTCTACAAATCTCTTCACTTGAAAAGCTGAGGAGCATGGGGCAGTCTTATTTACATGTTACTTGTGCTACAGTATGCTAAGTGTACTTGGTTTTAGCCATGCTGCTTATGGAGAACAAACCAGCAGCCTTCTAGTTACAAATTCCAAGTTTGGAAAGTCGACACTCTCTGATGTTTAACTAAGAAAATTTGTAATCCACATCATGTACAGTGTTCTGTATGTATtcaccccaccccaccccttATTGGTGATTTGtttaatcatctttcagttcTTCTTATTTTCCTAGTTTTACAACCGTAGCACATGTACTGTACAGCAGAGAGGATCTGTGTGAGCAGTCATGGACGGGAGTCTGTTTGTGCTGCTTCTGCTGTCAGGTTGGTGTGGTCATTTATAATCTGTATTTATAATGATGTGTTCACAAATAGATGGTTTAACATGTTGATTTAACAGGGCTCTTCCCGAGCAGTTCTGCTCTTTCTCGTCAGTATCACTATATAAATGTGAGAATGTCGTGGCCAGAGGCTCAGAGTTACTGCAGAGAGAGATTCACTGATCTGGCTACTGTAGACAGCATGGATGATGTGAACAGGCTGGTAAATATAGCGGATGCTGGATACAGTGGATCAGTGTGGATTGGACTGAAGAGGGGGACACAGAAACGCTGGGGTTGGTCTAATGGAGAAAACACAACTTCTCAGTACTATAACTGGGCTTCAGGACAGCCAAATGGGGATGGAGATTGTGTAGCTACTTTTGACGGTGTTTGGCATGATATGTCATGTAGCTAtaagcaatattttgtgtgctttGGTGAGTTCCCTGTTCTTTTAaatttgtgaatgtgaattttGACTGGGGACAAAAAAAGATAAGCACTGCATGATTGTTTCTTTGCATCTCCCAGTAGAAAATTCTGGATACATCATAGTACAGAGCGCTAAAACCTGGAGTGAAGCTCAGAGTTACTGCAGACAGAATTACAGAGACCTGCCCACAATCAACAACTCTGAGCAAAATAACCAGATAAATCAGATTCTTTTATCTGGATGGTACATCTGGATTGGTCTGTTCCAGGACTCTTGGGAATGGTCTGATAAACTGAGTCTCTTCTTCAGACACTGGGCAGCAGGTCAACCATCCCAGAGTTCAGGATCTGGTGACTGTGTTGGCATGTCAACAACTGATCCTGGAAAATGGGCTCAATACAGCTGTGATCTACAGCAGCCTTTTATCTGCTATGGAGGTGAGTTTAACATCtaacaaaataaatttattaaaacaaaatgcctTGAAACAACTATGATAAGTTTTGATTTATTCATGTATCTTCTATGTTGAGAATGACTTTAACTCTTTATTTCTGTAGATGCAAAATTAATTCGAAATCAGATTGTCCGACTGAAATTGGCCTGTAATGGAAAATGCTCATTGAATGATCCTTCTCTACAGACGTCCATTCTGAATGAGGTTTGTATTCGTCTTAAACACACAGTTCAATTTCATTGTTAAATTGTTACACCCAAGTGAACCTGTTTTAACGAAAAcaaaaatggcttaaaataaATTACAGCAAACCAGCATCTCACATAATTGTCTCATAATTGTTTTTTCTGTTGTTACGTATATCCGAAAAAGTGTGGCATGATTTTCCATGTTTTATGTGATTCTTTCCAGATAAGTAAAAAGATGAAGAGCATGGGACTGGAAGGTGAAAGTAAAATAAGCTGGAGAAAGAGTGAAGGTGGAGAGGTGTTTCATCAGCAGAGCAACCGTACAgagaattgtaataataaaagtgATAGACGGTAATCTGTGTACCCATTTAAACCTATTAAAGTGTATTAAAGATGCTTCAGAATTGTCAGCATATTTTAGAAACAATAGATCATGTAAATAGAACAGAAGTATGCATAGAAGTGCACAAATCGAGCGTT includes:
- the LOC132154562 gene encoding lectin-like, with amino-acid sequence MIVSLHLPVENSGYIIVQSAKTWSEAQSYCRQNYRDLPTINNSEQNNQINQILLSGWYIWIGLFQDSWEWSDKLSLFFRHWAAGQPSQSSGSGDCVGMSTTDPGKWAQYSCDLQQPFICYGDAKLIRNQIVRLKLACNGKCSLNDPSLQTSILNEISKKMKSMGLEGESKISWRKSEGGEVFHQQSNRTENCNNKSDRR